A section of the Rhizobium sp. BG4 genome encodes:
- a CDS encoding LacI family DNA-binding transcriptional regulator — MDLTMKRPTIRDVAARAGVSVATTNRVLSGSDSVSPKTREKVREAAQAIGFYGLGAIAARNNAARPRYRFGVILLQPHRPFYQLVARALLAAAGSQVSYDIELKIEHLEDLSPQNTAERALALAKECDALCVTTAVHPVVSKAIEEIQATGIPVFALISQLAATGQIHYIGLDHWKVGRTAAWAFHKICKSPGKIALLVGNPRFRNQEMNETGFRSYFREHASDFALLEPLSTFESSAVAEEMTERLLAEHPDLAGLYVAGGGISGVLAALRTTGRAGSLVVVGYELMDNVRSALLDGTLTLSISHPLAELANEVITGMIKAVTSEETNASHTKIVAFDLFTSENV, encoded by the coding sequence ATGGACCTCACAATGAAGAGACCGACAATCCGCGACGTCGCCGCAAGGGCGGGTGTGTCCGTCGCGACGACGAACAGGGTTCTGTCCGGTTCGGACAGCGTCAGTCCGAAAACGAGGGAAAAGGTGCGTGAAGCAGCCCAGGCAATTGGGTTCTACGGCCTGGGCGCGATCGCGGCACGCAACAACGCAGCGCGGCCGCGATACCGGTTTGGAGTGATCCTTCTTCAACCGCACCGTCCGTTCTATCAGCTAGTTGCACGCGCTCTTCTGGCAGCTGCGGGGTCGCAGGTATCATATGATATCGAACTGAAAATCGAGCACCTCGAGGACTTGTCTCCCCAGAACACAGCAGAGCGGGCGTTGGCACTCGCAAAAGAATGCGACGCTTTGTGCGTGACCACTGCTGTTCACCCAGTCGTTAGCAAGGCTATCGAGGAGATCCAGGCGACTGGAATTCCGGTCTTCGCGCTCATCTCGCAGCTAGCTGCCACGGGGCAGATTCACTACATCGGCCTTGATCACTGGAAGGTCGGTCGCACAGCGGCTTGGGCGTTTCACAAAATCTGCAAGTCCCCGGGAAAAATCGCGCTGCTCGTGGGAAACCCGCGGTTCCGGAACCAAGAAATGAACGAAACCGGGTTCCGATCCTATTTTCGAGAGCATGCGAGCGACTTTGCCCTGCTGGAGCCACTGTCGACGTTTGAATCATCCGCGGTCGCGGAGGAAATGACGGAGCGGCTGTTGGCCGAACATCCCGACCTCGCGGGACTCTACGTGGCGGGCGGCGGCATCAGCGGGGTGCTCGCCGCGCTCCGCACGACCGGACGGGCCGGGAGCCTCGTGGTCGTCGGGTATGAACTTATGGACAATGTGCGGTCCGCCCTTCTCGATGGAACGCTCACGCTGTCTATATCACACCCACTTGCAGAGCTGGCAAACGAGGTGATCACAGGAATGATCAAAGCAGTCACATCGGAGGAAACGAATGCCAGCCACACGAAGATCGTTGCCTTCGATTTATTCACGAGTGAGAACGTGTAG
- a CDS encoding L,D-transpeptidase, with protein sequence MPMTVVLTRRRLLALSATIGATPLAGCATSSGQPVVAPLPFDRPRPSRPVGPPSPQELASMYAAVVDDGLAIPAAPYTKIDPQFYRQRVVDPTGEAPGTVVVDTPKRFLYVVEPGGTAMRYGVGIGREGFAWQGDGVIQWRQKWPRWKPPNEMVARQPELKKYSIANGGMAGGLDNPLGARALYIFSDGQDTLYRLHGNPDWRSIGKAVSSGCVRLLNQDVIDLYARVPFKARIVVRQ encoded by the coding sequence ATGCCCATGACGGTCGTCCTGACGCGCCGCCGACTTCTGGCACTTTCAGCAACAATCGGCGCGACGCCACTTGCAGGCTGCGCCACCAGCTCAGGCCAACCCGTTGTTGCGCCGTTGCCCTTTGATCGTCCAAGGCCAAGTCGCCCGGTTGGTCCGCCGAGCCCCCAGGAACTCGCTTCGATGTACGCCGCGGTTGTCGATGACGGATTGGCAATTCCTGCCGCGCCATACACGAAGATCGACCCTCAGTTCTATCGGCAGCGGGTTGTCGATCCTACGGGTGAAGCTCCGGGAACGGTCGTCGTCGATACCCCGAAGAGGTTTCTGTACGTCGTAGAGCCGGGTGGAACCGCTATGCGGTATGGCGTTGGCATTGGGCGCGAAGGTTTCGCGTGGCAAGGCGACGGGGTCATCCAGTGGCGGCAGAAATGGCCGCGATGGAAGCCGCCGAACGAGATGGTCGCCAGGCAACCCGAGTTGAAGAAATACTCGATCGCGAACGGTGGGATGGCTGGTGGCCTGGATAACCCGCTGGGTGCTCGTGCGCTGTATATCTTCTCGGACGGGCAGGACACGCTTTATCGCCTCCATGGCAATCCCGATTGGCGATCCATCGGAAAGGCGGTCTCATCCGGATGTGTCCGGTTGTTGAACCAGGACGTGATCGATCTCTATGCGCGAGTGCCGTTCAAGGCCCGCATCGTGGTGCGCCAATAG
- a CDS encoding HAMP domain-containing sensor histidine kinase — MAVVFLLGAANVVIYLLDIDQDLRSHIMNKQVDALFAGAGSKERFDWVRDLPTRFSEADWRFAVYDSSGALMLSSPDDGRPPALLAPGKERIEGQSATISRTLGTSVLVVRKSDWQERQELRALLRVELAGSTFVIAALGMLSFLMVITLAAWVLRSVGQAAALARRIDAEDASKRIPVDNLPTEIRPLAVAANGALERLARAYASERRFTAEAAHELRTPLAVLGLRLQKARSEDKVDWDSIDREMKQMARLVGQLTALARAESHAALPTASETISMSRVVREAVADMMLLFETFDRVVDVEIADGLLVNGNAGQMRQAVQNLLENALHHGKGTTKVVLQAGPDEAVLDIEDEGPAPATEERELLFDRFHKHRQTGPGSGLGLAIVRQIALNSGGDVIIAQGENFRISVILPLAKNVGGIGPRQ; from the coding sequence ATGGCTGTCGTGTTCCTGCTCGGTGCTGCCAACGTGGTGATCTACCTGCTCGACATCGACCAGGATTTGCGCAGCCACATCATGAACAAACAGGTCGATGCTCTGTTCGCTGGTGCTGGTTCTAAAGAACGCTTCGACTGGGTGCGCGATCTGCCGACACGCTTCTCCGAGGCTGATTGGCGTTTTGCCGTCTATGACAGCTCCGGCGCCTTGATGCTCTCGTCCCCGGACGATGGCCGCCCGCCTGCGCTCCTTGCTCCAGGCAAAGAGCGCATCGAGGGCCAGTCCGCAACGATATCGAGAACTCTGGGGACGAGCGTTTTGGTCGTCCGGAAGAGTGACTGGCAGGAACGGCAGGAGCTTCGAGCGTTATTACGCGTCGAGCTGGCTGGCAGTACTTTCGTGATCGCTGCGCTGGGCATGTTGTCGTTCCTTATGGTCATCACCCTTGCCGCCTGGGTTCTGAGATCCGTGGGACAAGCAGCGGCCCTTGCACGCCGCATCGACGCCGAGGATGCCTCCAAGCGAATACCAGTCGACAACCTCCCGACTGAAATTCGGCCATTGGCTGTGGCGGCCAACGGCGCCCTCGAGCGGCTGGCTCGCGCCTATGCCTCTGAGCGCAGGTTCACTGCCGAGGCGGCGCATGAATTGCGCACTCCCCTCGCCGTGCTCGGCCTCCGGCTTCAGAAAGCCCGCTCCGAAGACAAAGTGGACTGGGATTCCATCGATCGGGAGATGAAGCAGATGGCTCGGCTAGTTGGCCAGCTTACCGCCTTGGCGCGTGCCGAAAGCCATGCCGCGCTGCCAACAGCGTCCGAGACAATTTCGATGTCGCGCGTCGTCCGCGAGGCCGTCGCGGACATGATGCTTCTGTTCGAGACTTTTGACCGCGTTGTGGACGTCGAGATAGCTGATGGACTGCTCGTCAATGGAAACGCTGGTCAGATGAGGCAAGCGGTTCAGAACCTGCTTGAAAACGCACTCCACCATGGCAAGGGAACCACGAAGGTCGTCCTGCAAGCTGGCCCCGACGAAGCAGTGCTCGACATCGAGGATGAGGGCCCGGCCCCGGCTACGGAGGAGCGCGAGCTTTTGTTCGACCGATTTCACAAGCACCGCCAAACGGGTCCCGGCTCCGGTCTGGGTCTGGCGATCGTCAGACAGATCGCCCTCAACTCCGGTGGCGACGTAATCATCGCCCAGGGGGAGAATTTTCGAATCTCCGTCATTCTCCCGCTGGCGAAGAATGTTGGAGGCATCGGACCGCGCCAATGA
- a CDS encoding MocE family 2Fe-2S type ferredoxin — protein MMGTWTRACAADDMEVEEQIVFDQGGRSFLVIRSPEDEFFCIDGICTHEHVHLADGLVMEGTIECPKHGGVFNYRNGEAKRAPVCINLRTWPVKVENGDVFIEI, from the coding sequence ATGATGGGCACCTGGACCCGCGCCTGTGCAGCCGACGACATGGAAGTCGAAGAGCAAATCGTATTCGACCAGGGAGGACGCTCCTTCCTGGTCATTCGAAGCCCCGAGGACGAGTTCTTCTGCATCGATGGCATCTGCACACACGAGCACGTGCATCTCGCGGACGGCCTGGTGATGGAGGGTACGATCGAGTGCCCGAAACATGGTGGCGTTTTCAACTACAGGAACGGCGAGGCCAAGCGAGCGCCCGTCTGCATCAACCTAAGGACCTGGCCTGTGAAGGTCGAGAATGGCGACGTTTTTATAGAGATCTGA
- a CDS encoding cation diffusion facilitator family transporter, whose amino-acid sequence MLTWALGLTATFLIAEVAAGIVFNSLALLSDAAHMMTDVAALAIALMAIKIGNRPADERRTYGYKRLEVLAAAFNAILLFAVAIYVLIEAIDRFRNPVTTESTGMLVVAVLGLIVNLISMRLLAAGRDKSFNVKGAYLEVWADMLGSVGVIAGALAIRFTGWSWIDPLVAVAIGLWVLPRTWILLRDTTNVLLEGVPSGINLADVRSAIAGIAGVAGVHDLHVWSTSNDQVSFTAHVSVQNGEDHSAVRRAVEAVLRSRFDIVHSTIQVEQEGETHVGSEFHQ is encoded by the coding sequence ATGCTCACCTGGGCTCTAGGGCTGACCGCAACCTTTCTCATTGCCGAGGTGGCTGCGGGGATCGTTTTCAACAGTCTGGCGCTCTTGTCTGATGCCGCCCACATGATGACGGACGTCGCGGCCCTCGCCATAGCTCTGATGGCGATCAAAATAGGCAATCGTCCCGCTGACGAGCGACGCACCTATGGCTACAAGAGGCTGGAAGTGCTTGCGGCGGCGTTCAACGCCATTCTGCTGTTTGCCGTGGCGATCTACGTTCTGATCGAAGCGATCGACCGCTTTCGAAATCCTGTCACAACGGAATCGACGGGCATGCTTGTCGTCGCGGTGTTGGGGTTGATCGTCAACCTCATATCCATGAGACTGCTCGCGGCAGGTCGCGACAAAAGCTTCAACGTGAAAGGCGCCTACCTTGAGGTATGGGCAGACATGCTTGGTTCCGTCGGGGTTATCGCCGGGGCGCTGGCGATCCGGTTTACAGGATGGTCATGGATTGATCCCCTCGTTGCAGTCGCAATAGGGCTCTGGGTACTCCCTCGCACATGGATCCTGTTGCGTGACACCACCAACGTCCTGCTCGAGGGAGTACCGTCGGGCATCAATCTCGCCGATGTCAGATCAGCGATAGCTGGAATTGCGGGCGTTGCAGGGGTCCACGATCTGCACGTCTGGTCGACGTCGAATGATCAGGTCAGCTTCACTGCTCACGTCTCGGTGCAGAACGGTGAAGACCATTCCGCCGTCCGACGGGCGGTCGAAGCGGTTCTGAGATCTCGTTTCGACATCGTTCATTCCACCATCCAGGTAGAGCAGGAGGGCGAGACTCATGTCGGCTCCGAGTTTCACCAGTGA
- a CDS encoding FAD-dependent oxidoreductase: protein MSAPSFTSDVRGEHYQCVIAGGGPAGLMLGLLLARQGLKVAVIERHDDFRRDFRGDTIHPSTMQVMDEVGLLGQMLALPHTKAPKLFAEVGGRDVCIADFTRLRVPAPYIAFMPQWEFLNFLADQAQRHPNFTLFMGSHVRDLIWRDGEVQGVEVENAHGIRKIEAGLVVAADGRRSELRKLADLPVETFGAPRDVVWFQVPRQAGDPDIGMTHAGPRQGLILIDRGEFWQCGYAVAKGNFVETISGGGEAFRRKIEAAAPFLASRLKTIERGDLHLLRVRIDRLSKWWVPGLLFIGDAAHAMSPIGGVGVNLAVQDAVATANILGARLLVGNVRGRDLQRVQRRRMMPTKVLQKLQVMMQGRGEERRKSKPISVLMRSMARRLPLQHIAGRIIGVGIRPEHVVRTRSP from the coding sequence ATGTCGGCTCCGAGTTTCACCAGTGATGTCAGGGGTGAGCATTATCAGTGCGTCATTGCCGGAGGTGGTCCAGCGGGCCTGATGCTCGGATTGCTTCTGGCCCGCCAAGGATTGAAGGTAGCGGTAATCGAGCGTCACGACGATTTTCGACGGGACTTCCGGGGCGACACTATCCATCCGTCGACCATGCAGGTGATGGACGAAGTCGGCCTGCTCGGCCAAATGCTCGCACTGCCGCATACCAAGGCGCCTAAGCTCTTCGCCGAGGTCGGCGGCAGGGACGTATGCATCGCAGACTTTACCAGGCTTCGTGTTCCAGCTCCCTACATCGCCTTCATGCCTCAGTGGGAATTCCTAAATTTTCTCGCAGACCAGGCACAGCGTCACCCCAATTTTACGCTATTCATGGGCTCACACGTGCGGGATCTCATCTGGCGCGATGGCGAGGTTCAAGGCGTCGAGGTCGAGAATGCGCACGGTATCCGAAAGATCGAAGCTGGCCTGGTCGTGGCAGCCGATGGGCGGCGCTCGGAACTTCGGAAGCTTGCTGACCTTCCCGTTGAGACCTTCGGCGCCCCTCGCGATGTGGTTTGGTTCCAGGTGCCTCGTCAAGCTGGCGACCCCGATATCGGTATGACCCATGCTGGTCCACGACAGGGTCTAATCCTGATCGACAGGGGAGAATTCTGGCAGTGCGGATACGCGGTGGCGAAGGGCAACTTCGTTGAGACGATCAGCGGAGGCGGAGAGGCTTTCCGTAGGAAGATTGAAGCCGCAGCTCCGTTCCTGGCGTCGCGTTTGAAGACGATCGAGCGAGGCGACCTGCATCTGCTACGCGTGAGGATCGATCGCCTCTCGAAATGGTGGGTTCCGGGTTTGCTGTTCATCGGAGACGCGGCACACGCAATGTCGCCGATCGGCGGGGTCGGAGTAAACCTCGCAGTCCAGGACGCCGTCGCAACCGCCAACATTCTGGGTGCTCGGTTGCTCGTGGGCAACGTTCGTGGTCGCGATTTGCAACGGGTCCAGCGCCGCCGCATGATGCCCACCAAGGTTCTGCAGAAGTTGCAGGTCATGATGCAGGGGCGTGGAGAGGAGCGGCGAAAGAGCAAACCGATATCGGTGCTGATGCGGTCGATGGCGAGACGCCTTCCACTCCAACATATCGCCGGCAGGATCATCGGCGTTGGTATTCGACCGGAGCACGTTGTACGGACCCGCTCTCCATAG
- a CDS encoding sterol desaturase family protein produces MDDLKFGKRNKRGDWAPNERIEIAPFWAWPPKIPSLLKWIPEYIWPWNAFHMATALLYWFYVVPDVEVMKTLSWGWALWLYAVNASAIFLFYGSVEFFFYVKRKQGNRFKYNAKFPGEQPSDVFWFKSQNIDNFLRSFFLSIPLWTVVEVTFLWVFANGWVPWLTWAENPYYLAFLVAVAPMIHEVHFFIIHRLIHWGPLYRWIHSVHHNSVNPSPWSSLSMHPVEGFLYHAVALWHLVIPSNPVVAMFQLHIAGFGAVNGHIGFDKLEVTEETPLDTHAYAHYLHHKYFEVNYGGDGLIPLDKWFGTWHDGTKDGDVQMEARFEKKKARMNAKAARASS; encoded by the coding sequence ATGGATGATCTCAAATTCGGAAAGCGCAACAAGCGAGGCGACTGGGCGCCGAACGAACGTATCGAAATCGCGCCGTTCTGGGCCTGGCCACCAAAGATTCCGTCCTTGTTGAAGTGGATTCCGGAATATATCTGGCCGTGGAATGCTTTCCACATGGCGACGGCGCTTCTCTACTGGTTCTACGTCGTTCCCGACGTCGAGGTTATGAAGACGCTGAGCTGGGGATGGGCGCTCTGGCTCTACGCGGTGAACGCCAGCGCAATCTTCCTCTTCTACGGCTCGGTCGAGTTCTTCTTCTACGTCAAGCGCAAGCAGGGGAACCGGTTCAAATACAATGCGAAGTTCCCCGGCGAACAGCCGTCAGACGTCTTCTGGTTCAAAAGCCAGAACATCGACAACTTCCTGCGCTCGTTCTTCCTGTCGATTCCGCTCTGGACAGTAGTCGAGGTCACGTTCCTCTGGGTTTTTGCGAACGGCTGGGTTCCGTGGCTGACCTGGGCCGAAAACCCTTACTATCTCGCGTTTCTGGTGGCAGTCGCGCCGATGATCCACGAGGTGCACTTCTTCATCATCCACAGGCTGATCCACTGGGGTCCGCTCTATCGATGGATCCATTCTGTCCACCACAATTCCGTGAATCCTTCCCCGTGGTCGTCGCTGTCCATGCATCCGGTCGAAGGATTCCTCTACCACGCGGTCGCCCTCTGGCATCTCGTAATTCCGTCAAACCCGGTCGTCGCAATGTTCCAGCTCCACATCGCAGGTTTCGGCGCGGTCAATGGACATATCGGTTTCGACAAGCTCGAGGTCACCGAGGAGACGCCGCTCGATACGCATGCCTACGCCCATTACCTCCACCACAAGTACTTCGAGGTGAACTACGGCGGCGACGGGCTGATCCCGCTCGATAAGTGGTTCGGCACCTGGCACGACGGGACGAAGGACGGCGACGTGCAGATGGAAGCCCGCTTCGAGAAGAAAAAGGCGCGCATGAACGCCAAGGCCGCCCGCGCAAGCTCCTAA
- a CDS encoding TIM barrel protein encodes MTQFALAACAEMIWRDRPIEWRASRLKEMDFGVGLWNWPEHDLAKLEATGASFTIMNGYLTGRLTDDEGADDLLRSARETAQVGKRLGVQRLNLHGTGLGEGGLPVQPIEVVNGAMWLKASDTLRRIVDMAEEENVIFTLENLNLPVDHPGVPFGRAEDTLALVSSIDHPRLRLNLDLYHAQIGEGNLIELCRKSLPWIGEIQVADVPGRCEPGTGEVNWNGIANALKAMGYNGPVGMEAFASGDPEAALTAFRNAFTV; translated from the coding sequence ATGACACAGTTTGCATTGGCGGCTTGCGCCGAAATGATCTGGCGGGACCGCCCCATCGAGTGGCGCGCCTCCCGTCTTAAGGAAATGGACTTCGGTGTCGGCCTCTGGAATTGGCCGGAGCATGACCTCGCCAAGCTTGAGGCGACAGGCGCCTCCTTCACGATCATGAACGGCTACCTCACTGGGCGCCTGACGGATGACGAAGGGGCCGACGACCTTCTGCGCAGCGCACGCGAAACGGCTCAGGTCGGTAAGCGATTGGGCGTTCAACGCCTCAACCTCCACGGAACTGGTCTGGGCGAGGGCGGTCTGCCTGTCCAGCCGATCGAGGTGGTTAACGGCGCAATGTGGCTGAAGGCGAGCGACACCTTGCGTCGTATCGTCGATATGGCCGAAGAGGAGAACGTGATCTTCACGCTCGAGAACCTCAATCTGCCTGTTGATCATCCGGGTGTCCCATTCGGTCGTGCCGAGGATACGCTGGCGCTGGTCTCCAGCATCGATCACCCGCGCCTGCGGCTCAATCTCGACCTCTATCACGCGCAGATCGGCGAGGGGAATCTCATTGAACTTTGCCGCAAATCCTTGCCCTGGATCGGTGAAATCCAGGTCGCCGACGTTCCCGGCCGTTGCGAGCCGGGAACCGGCGAGGTGAACTGGAACGGCATCGCCAATGCCCTGAAAGCCATGGGCTATAACGGCCCCGTCGGCATGGAAGCCTTTGCTTCCGGTGATCCGGAAGCCGCACTCACTGCCTTCCGCAACGCATTCACGGTGTAG
- a CDS encoding response regulator transcription factor has product MLRKIGAFMKILLVEDHEALGRLVQEHLTGSGFIVDKVGDGPEALEALRLSEYDGMILDLGLPSLDGLEVLKKQRARKDRSLPIIILTARDQIGDRLTGLNSGADDYLVKPFDVLELEARLRAVLRRPGARREEVMSLGNLSVDVSRWDVRVGAEALDLARREFVLLEELIRIYPGVIAKDRLEDRLYSFDESVTPNATEAVVSRLRRKLIAAHATARIATVRGIGYRLLPGEDVEVD; this is encoded by the coding sequence ATGCTGCGGAAGATCGGAGCGTTTATGAAGATTTTGCTCGTGGAGGATCACGAGGCCCTCGGACGCCTTGTTCAGGAGCACCTGACGGGTTCGGGTTTCATCGTTGACAAAGTGGGCGATGGCCCGGAGGCTTTGGAAGCACTCCGACTGTCTGAATACGATGGCATGATACTCGACCTTGGCCTCCCGTCACTAGACGGACTCGAGGTCTTGAAGAAGCAGCGCGCACGCAAGGATCGCTCGCTCCCCATCATCATCCTGACGGCCCGCGACCAGATCGGCGACAGACTGACGGGGCTCAATTCCGGTGCCGACGACTACCTCGTCAAGCCATTTGACGTGCTGGAACTGGAGGCTCGTCTTCGCGCCGTCCTCAGACGCCCTGGTGCACGACGAGAAGAAGTCATGTCGCTTGGGAACCTCTCCGTCGATGTCTCCCGGTGGGATGTTCGTGTCGGTGCCGAGGCCCTCGATCTTGCCAGACGCGAGTTCGTGCTTCTCGAGGAACTCATCAGGATCTACCCCGGTGTTATCGCCAAGGATCGACTTGAGGACCGCCTCTATTCCTTCGACGAGAGCGTCACTCCCAATGCCACTGAGGCGGTCGTCTCGCGTCTGCGCCGGAAGCTCATTGCCGCCCACGCCACTGCAAGGATCGCGACCGTGCGGGGTATCGGCTATCGCCTGTTGCCGGGAGAAGACGTTGAAGTGGACTAG
- a CDS encoding copper chaperone PCu(A)C gives MKPLLLAIAMFGASTSALAHDFEIGAIAIQHPWIKEAPTAAPVVAAYLVLQNSGTIGDRFVGGSTNDAKRLEIHETTTFDGVAKMRRLTEGVLLGAGEIIELKPGGIHLMIVEPTRQFVAGEKVSVTLEFEKAGNIDVQFLVKKTPPNDPKHSQD, from the coding sequence ATGAAACCTCTGCTTCTAGCGATTGCGATGTTTGGAGCGAGCACGAGCGCCCTCGCCCACGATTTCGAAATAGGCGCGATCGCAATTCAGCATCCCTGGATCAAGGAAGCCCCCACAGCCGCGCCTGTCGTAGCCGCGTACCTGGTACTCCAGAACAGTGGAACGATCGGAGATCGTTTTGTCGGAGGTTCAACAAATGATGCAAAGCGGCTGGAAATCCACGAGACCACGACCTTCGATGGTGTCGCCAAGATGCGCCGCCTGACAGAAGGTGTTCTTCTCGGCGCAGGCGAGATCATCGAACTCAAACCCGGTGGAATCCACCTCATGATTGTCGAGCCCACGCGGCAGTTCGTGGCAGGCGAGAAGGTGTCAGTCACCCTGGAGTTCGAGAAGGCTGGCAATATCGACGTCCAGTTCCTCGTGAAGAAGACACCACCGAACGATCCAAAACACAGTCAGGACTGA
- the lspA gene encoding signal peptidase II, with translation MSKSRGRYSLPRAWTRLLFIACIIAALVLLDQFVKFVVVEFVMQPPRVIMVAPFFDLVLVSNRGISFGMFSEQIGAYPTLAGWVKTAIVIGLVIWAVRTASRAERTFLSFMAGGAVGNIADRFRNGAVTDYLSLHAGEWAWPAFNFADVFVVSGASALVIWTALSPRGRSTAVRSKDAA, from the coding sequence ATGTCTAAATCGCGCGGCCGATATTCCTTGCCAAGGGCATGGACACGTCTGCTTTTCATTGCCTGCATAATTGCAGCGCTGGTATTGCTCGACCAATTCGTGAAGTTCGTGGTCGTGGAATTCGTAATGCAGCCTCCGCGAGTGATCATGGTTGCTCCGTTCTTCGATCTGGTCCTCGTATCCAATCGGGGCATCAGTTTTGGAATGTTTTCGGAGCAGATTGGCGCATACCCGACGCTCGCTGGTTGGGTGAAGACGGCGATCGTGATTGGCCTTGTGATCTGGGCCGTCCGAACCGCCTCCCGCGCCGAGCGAACGTTCCTTTCCTTCATGGCCGGAGGGGCTGTCGGCAACATCGCCGACCGTTTCCGGAACGGTGCCGTGACTGATTATCTGTCGCTTCACGCCGGAGAATGGGCTTGGCCTGCATTTAACTTCGCTGACGTTTTCGTGGTTTCGGGGGCCAGTGCGCTAGTGATCTGGACGGCGCTTTCGCCGCGCGGTCGGTCGACAGCAGTCAGGTCGAAAGATGCCGCATAA
- a CDS encoding endonuclease/exonuclease/phosphatase family protein, giving the protein MSTAIRRLLALAGSGFLAFVVIVTGLAAKFWLLDLATFAWQYVVLAGIALTLTSFLMKSRLAIAVSLIGLLISLYPYLTTHTAQKADRCELRVVTANLFIEITSPPDRFLDFVREEQPDILVLQETPDAWQDPIRGLAMFGYESTRDLMAYDRVKVFSKLPIKSEGPVTDPSIGTEFHKRPIRLELGGWDRPLVLYAIHPETPRSIDQWRERNMHLSTMAKSASGDGVSSDVIVAGDWNTPSTSPFFNEALAAGGLADAGSGNPFITSRFSLKLYPYVFLGSTIDHVAVSGSLGVSNRRTGPMYGSNHLPVVVDIGRAKGSSNSSTSRPACGQQPRTGA; this is encoded by the coding sequence ATGAGCACCGCAATCCGCCGCCTGCTTGCGTTGGCAGGCTCCGGCTTCCTGGCGTTCGTTGTAATTGTCACAGGACTGGCAGCCAAGTTCTGGCTTCTGGATCTCGCCACCTTCGCGTGGCAGTACGTGGTCCTGGCTGGCATCGCCCTGACACTGACCTCGTTCCTTATGAAATCTAGGTTGGCTATCGCCGTGAGCCTGATCGGGCTGTTGATTTCGCTCTACCCCTACCTGACCACCCACACCGCGCAGAAGGCGGATCGGTGCGAGCTACGAGTCGTAACTGCCAACCTCTTCATCGAAATCACCTCGCCACCGGATCGGTTTCTCGACTTCGTGCGTGAGGAGCAACCAGACATCCTCGTACTTCAGGAGACGCCGGACGCTTGGCAGGACCCTATCCGTGGACTGGCGATGTTCGGCTACGAGAGTACCCGCGACCTGATGGCCTACGATCGTGTGAAGGTCTTTTCCAAGCTGCCGATCAAGAGCGAAGGCCCGGTCACCGACCCATCGATCGGAACAGAATTCCACAAGCGGCCGATACGTCTGGAGCTTGGTGGCTGGGACCGTCCGCTTGTCCTGTATGCGATCCATCCCGAAACTCCTCGTTCCATTGATCAGTGGCGGGAGCGAAACATGCATCTGTCGACGATGGCTAAGTCCGCATCTGGTGACGGGGTCAGCTCGGACGTCATCGTCGCCGGGGACTGGAACACGCCCAGCACCTCGCCCTTCTTCAACGAGGCGTTGGCCGCAGGCGGGCTTGCGGACGCAGGATCAGGCAACCCGTTCATAACAAGCAGGTTCAGCCTGAAGCTCTATCCCTATGTTTTTCTAGGATCGACGATCGATCATGTGGCGGTATCGGGTTCGTTGGGCGTGAGCAATCGCAGAACGGGGCCAATGTACGGCTCGAACCACCTACCGGTCGTGGTCGACATTGGAAGGGCAAAAGGCTCATCCAATTCCTCGACCTCTCGTCCGGCTTGCGGTCAGCAGCCTCGGACTGGCGCCTAG
- a CDS encoding zf-TFIIB domain-containing protein — MDGGQARRMPCPRCGTGLLMTDRQGVEIDYCPNCRGVWLDRGELDKIIERSSAPSQDSSRTHRDPYENSGHGRRDDGHGSRHGHRSFLSRIFD; from the coding sequence ATGGACGGCGGACAAGCCAGAAGAATGCCGTGCCCGAGATGCGGCACAGGGCTCCTCATGACCGATAGGCAGGGTGTGGAAATCGACTATTGCCCAAACTGCCGCGGGGTATGGCTAGATCGCGGGGAACTCGACAAGATCATCGAGCGAAGCTCGGCACCTTCTCAAGACTCTTCGAGAACCCACCGGGACCCATACGAAAACTCAGGCCACGGCCGCCGTGATGATGGCCATGGCTCTCGCCACGGACACCGCTCGTTCCTCTCAAGAATTTTCGATTAG